A stretch of DNA from Triticum dicoccoides isolate Atlit2015 ecotype Zavitan chromosome 2A, WEW_v2.0, whole genome shotgun sequence:
tgaacgcttccgctcgtgatctacaagggtatatagatgcactcatctctccctcgttgctagatgactccatagattgatcttggtgatgcgtagaaaattttaaaattctgctacgttccccaacagatttcgTTCTTCGTCATTTGATTTACCTGTCGTATCTCTAACAACATGAACGAGTAATACACAGGATGATCCACAAAGGGTCTGGTATTATAATGAGATGAAGATGGATATTAATGATGATGGATGGTGGAGATGGATGATGTCGACGCCCCCTGCACGTGGTGGTGAAGATGGCGATCTCCTCTTTGCCAATTCCCCCTCCGGATGCCTTTCAGAGGCTAGGATTTTGCCTTCTGGATGACTTTTTGGTGTGTGAATGCGTCTGATCTTCGACCTGATTCCACGGGGAAAACCAGAGGAAAGCGGCGACACCTGGTATGACCGTGGGTATGAGCGCTTGTGCTTGTACCATTGATCGTCTTGCACTCTGGAAGGCTGCAGAAGCTTCAATTTCCTTCCAATGCTTTATTATTTTTATGACAAGTGGTAATCACGTTAATTGACGTGATTCCACTGTAAATTCCTAAGGTTTCTTCCATAGTATCCATTTATCCTAGAAGGTGTATCCCGGGGAAAATTGACAAAAAGCACTGCGCGAACGCAATAAAATTCCACAAAGCCTACTGTGTAGGCACAAAAATAACCACAAAAATATCACACATTTGGACTCATCACATAACAATTATAGCACAGAAATATCAACATTAATTAGAAATATGTAAATAAGTAATAacatttattattccctctagggcatatttataaATCTCCCATACCAAAGCCCTCAACTTAAAGTGGAGAGGTTACTTCCTACAGCCTCATGAATAGTGATATGACCATTAAGGGAGATTGGGTATAGTATTGGGAAGATTTGAGCTAGACAATCATCACCTAACCACCTATCCTCCCAACACTTGGTCTTCTTTTCGTTACCCACACAATTTGCAATAGGATAAAAAGAGATCTCTCACTTCCAACAAAACCTTGCCAAAGATGAGAATCACCTTGTTTGTGTTGCATTTGACCCAAAGTTGTCCCTCGGAGGAATTTATCACTAAGGAGATCTTGCCATAATCCTTGCTCATTGAATAACTTCCAAAGACAGTTGGATAAAAGAGCAATATTCATAAGCTCAAGACCAAGcacccctaaccctatctggttttTTTGGTAAGCATACCACAGGCCAAGAAAACCAAGTGATATTTCCTGTTGTTTTTATCCCTACTCCATAGAAACCTGGCTCTAGGTCTATCATATTTTTCTTAACCCCCTTAGAAAGATCATAGAATGACAACATACAAAGAGGTAAACTAGATAGAGAGGAATTGACCAAGGTGGTTCTCCCTGCAATATTAAGAAATTTACCTAGCCATAATTCCATCCTATTCTCCACTTTCCCAACAGATGGATCACACTCACTGTTTTTAATCTCTTCTCATCTATAAGAATCTCCAAATACTTCATAAGTAACGCACCACCCCACAAAAAATTCTTCAAATAGACTAACCCTCTCTTTCTCCAACCCAATACAAATACCTTCACTTTTATGATAGTTAATGTTTTCTGTTCAAAAAGACAGAGTAGGAATTTCATGTTTGTAGCTTGCTTCAAGTCATCTTGCATGAGGAGATCAGGAGAATCGTGTCATCCTTATGCTGCAGAATGACAACATCTCCCTTTCTGAGATTTTTGGCTAGCCTAGTACTAACCCATGTTCAGTTGCTCTACCCACTGAAATATAAAGAACATCCACAACAAGGTCAAAAAGCAAGGGTGGGTGTGGGTCACCCTGTTTTAAGCCTTTGTGGGTGTCCAAATATGGACCAATTACCCCATTAACCTTGATCCCTACCTTCCCTTGAGAGATAATCTTTCATGGTCTAATCATTCCATTTGTGAGGAAATTGCTTCATCTTCAAAGTCTGAAATAAAATAGGCCATTTGACTTTCTCAAAGgctttttcaaagtcaattttAAAGAGAACCGCAGGAAACTTTTTTACTATGCAACTTATTGAGAATCTCATGGAGTACTAGAGCTCCTTTCAGAATATACCTCCTGTAAAAGAAAGCAATCTGAGAAGTCTTGATCACACCCTTGATAATGACAATGAGCATGTTCACTAGGACTTTGGTTATAGTGATAAATGGATGCCATAATATTAAGGCAGCCAGTATGAAGAAGACTATGCTTTTTTATAGTTATATATAAAAAAACTTCTTTTTTTTTGCGTGGAAAGACTCTGAATTTGGAAGCCACCTCGGCGGCAGCCTCTTCCTGTCGTATACGGAGAGCCAGCGACCTTGCGAGGACAGAGTTGCTCTCAGTTCCCCTTTCTCGCCAGCGACTCGCGAACCGCAACAATCAGCTAGCACCGCGCCGGAACTCGAGCAGCAGGCGAAGATGGCACCCCAGCCGGAGGAGGCGCCCAAGCCTTCGCCGGGGGAGTCTCGCGAGTGGACGCTGCGGTTCATCCAGGCCCTGGGAGTGGACGCGTCCCTCCCGGCGTCGGCGGAGCGTCCCGACGCCTACTCCGCCCTCGTCCGCGCGCTCCTGTCCTCCGCCACCGTCTCCTCCTCCCCCGCGCCGCGCGTCTCCTGCACCCTCACCGTCTCATCCGCCGCAACTGTGAGCACTAAAGCGCGACGGTCGGCGTCTCCTTTATGAAGTTGTACCTAGCGATGTGCTCTGACCGGTGGTGTCGTCGGGTGGGCTGTGCAGAACGCCTACAACACGCTccacggcggcgcggtggcggccgTCGCGGAGGCCGTCGGGATGGCGTGCGCGCGTGCTGCGGCGGGGGATAAGGAGATGTTCCTCGGCGAGCTCAGCACAGCGTATCTCTCAGCCGCCCGCCTCGATGTGAGATCTACATCCCTTGCTCAATTTTACCAAACCGTGGTTTGTGTTGTTTTAATTTGATGAAGCAATTTTCGACCCTATCTGGAAGCTCCCAGTTTGGGATTTTGGGGCATGGTATTGGGGAACTAGAAAATGAAGTCCCTAATAATCGGAAGCGGTATTGGGGTAGCCCCCATTCCACTTTATTGGGGATGGATCTTATAGTGGAATTATAGTTGGAGGgttgctggagatgctcttattaaGTGAACTATTTGTGATTGAGAATTAGGGTTATGTTACCTACCAAAcctctaacctaggtaaaatgtacTAGCTCGTATATTATATCAGGGCTGCAATGCAACACCACTGTTACTATTTGCTTAACCTACAAACGGTACAGGTGAAGTTACACCATGGAAATTCAAGGTGTTTTTTATAATACATTTGAAGCAACTGGCAAGGTAGGGATTTGAACATATGGAGCCGGTTTGGTCAGAAACACTGGGAAATCGAAGTGGTAGCTAGTCTTAGAGATTTCCTTCACACGAAGACTTAAAAAGTTAGTACAAGACAAGATTGCCAAATAATGCTACAGATGTGCAACTCTAGCATGGATGGCCGCATAAGAAATTATGGGGATGTTAACATTTGTATATAGTTATAGTTTAATGGCATGACTAAAAGCTAGCATAGTGGAATGATAGTTGGTGTGACAATGTCTATTCTTAAATAGATATTCAACTACTTATGCTGCACAAGATATACAGAAGATGTTCCTATGTGAACACAGAAGTTGGTACCAAATATTCACAAAGTGCACATGATATGTTGTTTCATGAAATGTTTGAGCGCAGTTACTGGCAAATTTCTTCAACCAGCTATGCATGCCTGACAAATACTTGTGAACCACTTTTACTGCTTCCTCATGAAGTGTGAATGTTTTGTTGTTGTTTACCTACACATATATAGCTTCTTCTGCAATCAATCTGTACCCAAAGTCCCAAAGTGATCCgccgttatttttctctttcaagtGTTCAACCACCAGCGCTGTTTATCTCTGGATCATCTATTAGTTCTTTACTAAGAGATTGGTTGGTAAAGAACCAATGATTACTGACAGGTGAAAAGTGTTGCTAAGAGATAACAACTAATGGGGATTAGGCTACTATGTGTTCATCATAGCTGCCAGGGAGATTTAATCTGCAAAGAATCAGAGGGATAAATAGTTCTGATTTGAGTAAGATCCATTCACACCTTAGTGTTTTTGGCCTCTTAAACATTTATATGTGATGTCAGGAAAATGTAAGGGCGTAGCCTGAGATCTCTTGCAGACCAAATTCACAAATCACAAGTTGTGAGTTccttctagggttttgtgatgttcAATTGAAAGGCAGGCTATCTCAACTAGGAAATTCACCAGGGTGGGGAAGAGCGGAGGTGACCTACATATTTTGCTAATTTGGTAACAATCAGCACGCCATGTAGACTCATGATGTTGAACTGGGTTGGACCATAGGACGATCCACTCAATCAATATGCATTTCCGAGTACCGTGACTCAAATGAACTGCCTGCAGAAGCTCAATTGGCTATGTAGTTATTCAAACACATGCTATACAATTGTGGTGGGGATCTAGACAGATTGGAAttctttgcctctcattttcagaaTATTTCAGAACCTGTCGGAGTACAATCCTTCACACAAGTATTCCCTTTTTTAGATGATGCAAGCGTATTCCTAATGTCCGTCAACCCTTATCTATTCTTGTGCAGTCTGAAGTGGAAGTAGAAGCGCAGATACTGAGGAAGGGCAGATCTGTTGTGGTTACTACAGTTGAGTTTCGGCTCAAGGACAGCAAGAAGCTCTGCTACACATCTCGAGCCACCTTCTACATCATGCCTGTGGCAAGCCTGTAAAATCATCTCTTACGGTACATGTAACAGTTTCGTATTTGCACAATCAAAGCTTTACATGAGCATACCGTGCTATTGCACCGATAAATAAAGTAAAGACCAAATGGCAATTTACCACAAGAGAGTTTGAGATTTTTTTCCCAATGAAACATGAACTGCAATAAGGTGTTCAAACTACAAATATACTACTCGTTTATCTGTTTGATGCTTCCATCGAAGCATAGATTTGGCAGTGAGAAACATTCATCTGATGGCAATGAGAGGATCTTCAGGTTTCGTGAAATTTTCATTCTATTCTGGTTTCATGCAGCACAGTTCAGCAGTATTCAATACAGACACCACATAGCTTAGGAAGTCCAGTAGAGTGGATTTTAAAACGTTTTTGCTGAAAATCAGTTGATTGGTTTCGATTTCACCACCAGTCAAATTATGTCCGTCCAATCTGTGCACGAATCTTAGCGCCCGTTGTTTTGTTTTGTGCGTCGCTGGGCGGAGGGGTGGGCTTATTCCAGGTTCAGTTGCGGTTATTTCACCTGGTCTGGGTTCCTATCCGTTTTCCCAGTGGAAGCGTCGTGTCGCTTCGTCTTGTCCCCGCATAGCGGGAGGATGGAGAGGCAGTGGAGGCCGACGAGCAGCGTTAGGTGGGGTTAGGCTGTGTGGGGGAGGCGAGCTGCCGACGAGCTGCTGCGCGGAGCAGGGGGGAATCTGTGGAGCGAGGCGAGCTGTCTTCGAGcaggagggaggagatggaggggctGGAGAGGAGGCCATCGGGGCTGTCCCATCTGTCACGCCACGAGCGATTGGCGGTCTGCTTGAGCAGAATCAAGGGTCTCGCCACCGGCCGCGAATTTTGGTAGTGCTTTTTGTTGCAATTTAGTTTTTTTTTGTAGTTTCCAAGTTGATCAAACTAGCCCTGATTCTGAAGCCCGCGGCGTAAATGCTTTGCCCATTCCATGTCTGCATCTTACATGCTTGCAAGCCCGCGGCGTGTTGCCACGATAGAGGAGAGTTGCGTGTGTCTTTTACTGTGTGTTTTAGTTCATTTTTGTTTTGTTGGAGGCTTGGAGCATGACCTGCAAGTTTGATAAGTCTGAATAATACTGTTGCCCACAAGCACAAACAACTTATATATGTTACAGATTAGGAATAAAAACTGAAGCGAGGTATAAATCATCAGCACAGCAGTATAAAGTTAAGGATGCAGAGCTcttgtaaagctgctgccttgtgaccatgaggtcatgggttcaagtcctggaaacagcctcttacagaaatgtagggaaaggctgcgtactatagacccaaagtggtcggacccttccctggaccctgcgcaagcgggagctacatgcaccaggttgccctttttttttttTATGCAGAGCTCTTGTAGGACAACGAAGCTTTTTTCAGTTTATTCTTCAGTTATTTTCTAGTATTTCATTCCTTTTGTTCAACTAGTCTCTCATTTGTACCTAGTTAGTCCTCAATCATTCTTCATTAGAGAAGTTCTCTATGTCTATCATTGTTCATACTTTAATCTATTTTTTCTCATTTCAGTTTTCTCCAGTGTTTATATTCCCTTGTTTCAGATTCTTCCATTCAAACTTAATTTTCTTGCATCATTAGTTTCCTTTGTCTTTCATTCCTCAAATCCTTGATTCTCGTAATTAGTTTTATTTCATTATCTTGTTTTTTTTCTACCAGTTTTCATTCCCTCTGTTAATTACTCTTCAGTCCCTTCAGTCATCATtatcttttttaatttttttgcagtATATCACTCTTCATTCGCCGTTTCTTCTTTCTTTAGTATCATCTCTCCTTTTCTCAGTTCTCAGTCTCTCTTTGGTTAGTTTTGCCTCTTCATCTAATCAGATAGTAAAGAGGTGTTTTTGAGGCAAAAGAGCATGCGTTAGTATTAGTAACGAGAGGCATTTTTTTATAAAGGGGGCAATTTTATCTGTGATTTGTCGTGTCTGGTAGATTTTTGATAAATGTGGTAATTttataaaggctttgttgttgttgtggtaATTTTATATGTGAAATGTAATTAAGCAAGCATGGCTCTTGTGGTCTATGTGTTGCCATTCTCTTTTGCGGGTCTTTTTTTCTTGTCCATGCAATCATTTCCATACTCTTCCACTTTTCTTAGTTGTCTCTTGTACATATATAATCAACCAATCATTATTACATGTCTGGCTATATACCTCGTGGCAATCGATCCCTTCTTCCAGTGTTATCATCTAGCATTTCCTTATACACAATTGAGCATGCATGTTAGTTTAATTGCTTCCTTTAGCATTCTAATAGAAAGTTAGAAGATTTACTAagaagctactccctctgttcttttttataagacgttttagcCAGTCCAGTTTGAACTGTTTTGTGTCTGTCTGAAATGTGTAAAACGTCTTACAAAagagaacagagggagtattatggcTTCGTTTGGAACTCCTCCGCTCCGTAACTCCGCCGAGGAGTGGAGCGGCATGCAGTAGATATACGGAGAGCGGCAAACAGGCTGCTCCGCGCGCTCCGCTCCCTGGTGACGGAGTGGTGGATTGCCGAACACAGCCTATATAACTAAGCAGGAATCTCATTCCTTCCATCTGTCGGCATTCGTGCAGGGGGGTTTGCTGTTTCACAAGACACTGATGAGACCTAGTTTCAATTGGTTATATCAGCTGATGTGCTCAAGTTTCTGAATGATTGTTTCATAgagttagagggtgtttgtttccaggaacttattggtttagggacttcaaaaagtccc
This window harbors:
- the LOC119356026 gene encoding acyl-coenzyme A thioesterase 13-like; this encodes MAPQPEEAPKPSPGESREWTLRFIQALGVDASLPASAERPDAYSALVRALLSSATVSSSPAPRVSCTLTVSSAATNAYNTLHGGAVAAVAEAVGMACARAAAGDKEMFLGELSTAYLSAARLDSEVEVEAQILRKGRSVVVTTVEFRLKDSKKLCYTSRATFYIMPVASL